In Cicer arietinum cultivar CDC Frontier isolate Library 1 chromosome 7, Cicar.CDCFrontier_v2.0, whole genome shotgun sequence, a single window of DNA contains:
- the LOC101498995 gene encoding phosphatidylinositol N-acetylglucosaminyltransferase subunit C: MVGSNSSPPRPKWRKVAYGGMQPGYDDNHTDETFLEGMVMNASVVKRDMLKVMLDSVSISEYLCIVALVVLVWTYTLSSALDENSLLLIDISLLVSGFLILLFTQDMLSLSLLLHYALNISFFIIGLYVLAPIYQTLTRSISSDSIWAVTVSLLVLHLFLHDYSESTVKAPGVLKNPALTSCISVNASVVASVFIASRLPSRLHVFAIMLFSLQVFLFAPLVTYCIKKYSFWLHLCFSISLMALTLSFVFVLHRLLFVLLLSLLVFVNLVCPYWLIRIQEYKFEINGPWDEAKLCFDITD; the protein is encoded by the coding sequence TGGCGGTATGCAACCTGGATATGATGACAATCATACCGATGAAACTTTCCTTGAAGGAATGGTCATGAATGCCAGTGTTGTAAAAAGAGACATGCTAAAGGTCATGCTTGACTCGGTTTCCATTTCAGAATATTTATGCATTGTTGCTCTTGTTGTCTTGGTCTGGACATACACACTTTCGTCAGCTCTTGATGAAAATTCTCTCTTGTTAATCGATATAAGTCTTCTTGTTTCAGGCTTTTTAATTCTCCTCTTCACTCAAGATATGCTTTCACTTAGTCTTCTCCTACATTATGCCCTCAATATCTCATTTTTCATAATTGGGTTATATGTTTTGGCTCCCATCTACCAAACTCTTACAAGGTCCATAAGCTCAGATTCTATTTGGGCAGTAACTGTATCACTTCTCGTACTTCATCTTTTCTTGCACGACTATTCAGAATCCACTGTCAAAGCTCCTGGGGTCCTGAAGAATCCTGCATTAACCAGTTGTATATCCGTAAATGCTTCTGTTGTCGCCTCAGTTTTTATTGCTTCTCGTCTACCATCAAGACTACATGTATTTGCCATCATGTTGTTCTCGTTGCAGGTTTTCCTTTTTGCTCCACTGGTAACATactgtattaaaaaatattcctTTTGGTTACACCTATGCTTTTCTATTAGTTTGATGGCCTTGACCTTAAGTTTTGTGTTCGTGCTGCATCGCTTGTTATTTGTGCTGCTACTTAGTTTGTTGGTTTTTGTCAACTTGGTATGCCCTTATTGGCTTATAAGGATTCAGGAATACAAGTTTGAGATCAATGGACCTTGGGATGAGGCTAAGCTTTGTTTTGATATTACAGACTGA